A stretch of the Musa acuminata AAA Group cultivar baxijiao chromosome BXJ2-7, Cavendish_Baxijiao_AAA, whole genome shotgun sequence genome encodes the following:
- the LOC135616075 gene encoding calmodulin-binding protein 25-like — MEALMEETCSAAVARWFSDALPSDGDAISLTSSPASIVPVAASPMPPRPLADHPALLRAGSPLGKRKSRASTRRASTFISVDPADFRRMVQQVTGFRLDAGSATGPVLRPEPFRPGGGQLYPALVPTLDSSAFAVGWTGLADPKDMNRSRVEPVMDEFEPFTGFPTLESWGSF, encoded by the coding sequence ATGGAAGCGCTGATGGAGGAGACCTGCTCGGCCGCCGTCGCCCGTTGGTTCTCTGACGCGTTGCCCAGCGACGGGGACGCCATCTCTCTCACTTCCTCTCCCGCCTCCATCGTCCCAGTCGCGGCGTCTCCGATGCCGCCACGGCCGCTCGCCGACCACCCGGCCCTTCTCCGAGCCGGCAGTCCCCTGGGGAAGAGGAAGTCGCGCGCCTCGACGCGGAGGGCGTCGACGTTCATCAGCGTCGACCCGGCCGACTTCCGCCGGATGGTTCAGCAGGTGACCGGCTTCCGGCTCGACGCGGGCAGCGCAACCGGGCCGGTCCTTAGGCCGGAGCCATTCCGGCCCGGCGGAGGGCAACTGTACCCGGCCTTGGTGCCCACGCTCGACAGTTCGGCCTTCGCCGTCGGGTGGACCGGGCTGGCCGATCCGAAGGACATGAACCGCTCTCGAGTTGAACCGGTGATGGATGAGTTCGAGCCGTTCACCGGTTTTCCGACGCTCGAGTCGTGGGGTTCCTTTTag